TACACGGCGGACCAACGACTAGCAGTGTCAGACGTACGCTCGAATGGCGATACGATCTGCGTGTACACGCAAGCTCTCGGCACCTTCGAAGAGACTCGCTATGACGCGCTAGGGCGACGGGTGCTGGTGCGCTCGCGGAGGGATTCCTCCGGTGTCGCCGATGGCACGATCACGCGTTTCGTGTGGGATGGCAACCAAGTCTCGTGGGAGATCCACTATCCCGGCGGCGATGCGGTGCAAGGAGATTCCCTCGAAGTCGACACGGCCTGGTACGCTAAGGTATGCCAATGCGGCTGCTCACATCCACCTCAGTGCGGACAGGACCCGGACAGTTTGCCCAAGGGATACCTACCCTACTACGGTCGCGTGTGGTATCTGCACGTCGAGGGAATGGATCAGCCGGTTGCCATCAGACGCTTCATGTTCGGTCAGGACCCCGTTCCATTTCCGACGATTGGTTTGTATCCCATGTACAGTTGGAAAGGTGTGCCAGATGATGGCGGGCTGTTTTTTAACCGCAGTGTCACGTTTACCTATGACAACAGCACAGCGACTATTCTCTGGCCAGCTCGAAATAGTAGCGCATACCGGCGGTACGTCGCTCCGATGGAGGCCCCGAGTTGGTTCGGATCCCTCACGTCGATGTCCACTACAGACGCCGGCACGCAGTACATGCGGAACCGCTATTACGATCCAGTGGCTGGACGCTTCACGCAGGAGGATCCGCTCGGACTAGTTGGCGGCCTTAACACGTACGGATATGGCAATGGCGATCCTGCAAACTATTCCGACCCACTCGGTCTCTGTCCTCAATGCGTGATTGCCGCGAGTATCGAATTCACGATCAAGTATCCACGGGCTGCTGCTGCGTTGGCGCTTTTTGTGAGCCGAGAGGAGGAAGGTTTCAATTGCGCGTCTAATCCTAGCTGCACTGCGCCGCCGGAAATGGGTGGAACCGGTTGGCTTCTTGGCAAGGTTGCGATGGTGCTGCCGTCCGCACACGTTCCAGTTGCAGCCGTCGGTGACGCTGCAGCGGCAAGCGACGCCGCGGATGCACTGACTGTTGCCGATGAGTCGTCCGAGACAACTACGACTACGGAGGTCACGCGAAAGAATCCGGGCGCGGATGGTGCTACTTCTCGGCATATCATTGAGCGTGATGCAAAGGGCGCAACTCGCTCGGTAACGCACCAGGTCGAACGGAACGGCGACGTAGTTCACCAACATCAAACGCACATCGGCAAGTACGGCGGGAAGCGGCGGTTCCCGGACCCTTGGGTCCAACATCCGACCATCGACAAACCATGACGCAGCCACAGAGAGCGTTGGCCATCGTGACGCACGTACAGAAGGCTCTGGAGGACCGGCGAGCCGAGTTGCTGGCGCTAGGTGTGCGCGCCGAGCTTATCGAACCGCAAGCGCTGGATTCTCCCGCATCGAGTACTACGGAAGTAGCAATTTATTTCTGGAAGGAAGCGACGTTAGTGGACGTACTCGAGTTTCCGATAGACGGTAGTAGCCAACAGCCGGTAAGCGTAGCGGAAACAACAAAATGGTTTGATGACGCGTTGAGAGATGTTATTCGACGAGTTGAGTCAGGTTTGGCGGGCCTATAGCGAGGCAGTCGGCGTTCAGCGATATTCACGAGACTGGACATACGACGATCCGAGTCTGCTCGGGAGGTGGGTCAGGCAGCACTATTGACCAGATCGTCGAACAGAGCGTGGTAAGTTGCGACAGGGCGTTTACGCTCCTTGGGGAACCATTTTGCTTCCCGAATTCGGACTGGACCTATGAGAACTTCGATCACGAATTCTTCCATCAGATCCAATGGGGCGCCGGCCCACTAGGAAAGCTCTGCACAGGATGAATAAGACGAGTATTCCGTATTGATCGGCATGTCGTTAGGCACTCAGGGCGGCGATCGGTGGTCGGTGCGCCGGCCGATGTCCCCCAGCGGTTGGTGGCATCACGCTGCCAAAGCCCGCTCCGTCGCCGCGTCGCGTTAGGTGAGGCACGGCGTCGCCCCGCGCGGCAGGAGCGGCCGCCGCACCAAGTAGAGATTGGCCAACGCAAACATCGTATAGGCGCGCACGAGATTCTTGTGGAGGCCTCGGTACCGCGAGACGGAACACGCCCAACTGAGCGCGTTAGCCCATTCACGCGCCCTCGCCCACAGCCTGGTGCGCCGCGCGCAGATCGTGCTGCGCTCGGCGGCCGGCGACTCGAACACGGCGATCGCGCGCCGGTTCGGCGTGAGCGTGCCGCTCGTGTCGCTCTGGCGGAAGCGCTATCGCGCCCACGGCCTGGCCGGCCTCTATCACGCGCCACGATCGGGACGGCCGCGGACGCACGCGGATGAGGCGGTGGCCCGCATGCTCAAGACCGTCGTGCAGACGAAACCCGCGCACGCGACGCACTGGACGGTTCGCGATACGGCCGACGAGAGTCGCATCAGCAAGAGCAGCGTCCATCGCTATTTCACGCTCTTTGGCGTCCAGCCCCACCGGACGCGGACCTTCAAGATTTCGCCGGATCCGTTTTTTGTCGAGAAGGTGCGCGACATCGTCGGCCTCTATCTCCATCCGCCGACGAAGGCGCTCATGCTCTGCGTCGATGAGAAGAGTCAGATTCATGTAGAAGAACACCCAAATTCGGGTGTACTTACACACTCGCCGACCAGAAGCTCGCGATCCAGGTGCCCCGCGTCCGCGATCGCCGAGCGCAGTGTGAAGTCCCGCTGGCGACATATGCCACGCTCCAGACGCCCCGCGCCGGCGATGTGGGCCTCTTTCGCCGAGTGTTAGGCGGCATCTCGTGCCGGGAGTACGAGGCCGCGGCGGAAGCGGTGCCCGAGGCGTTCGGGCTCGCGCGGTCGAGCGTGTCGCGTCGCTTTATCCGCGCGAGTGCGCAGGAGCTGCGCCGGCTGCAGGAGCGCCGGCTGGACGATGCCGAGTGGGCGGCGTTGATCCTCGATGGCAAGGCCTTCGCCGGCGATGCCCTCGTCGTGGCGTTAGGCGTGACCGCGACCGGCGAGAAACGCATCCTGGGGCTCGTGCAGACGGCGAGCGAAAACAAGCGCGTCATTGCGGCCTTCCTGCGCGCGCTCGGGGAGCGCGGCTTCCCGCTCGACCAGCGGCTCTTGGTGGTCCTCGACGGATCAAAGGGGGTGCACGCCGCCGTGCGCGCGGTCTTGGGCGACGTGCCCATTCAGCGGTGCCAGTGGCACAAGCGCGAGAACGTCGTGAGCTATCTGCCCAAGCACGAGCAGCCGGCGTGGCGGCGGAAGCTCCAGGCGGCCTACGCGCACCCCACGTACGGGGACGCGAAACGAGCGTTAGAGCGGCTCCATCGCGAGCTCCGCCTGCGCAACGAATCGGCCGCCGACAGCCTGGCCGAGGGGCTCGACGAGACGCTGACGCTGCACCGCCTCAACGTGTTCCCTGAGTTAGGCGTGAGCTTCAAGACCACTAATCTCATCGAGAGTGTCATGAGCCGCCTCGAGGCCCGCACCCGCCGGGTGACCCACTGGCGGACGAGCGATCAGAAGATGCGCTGGTGTGCCGCGGCGCTCGGGGTGATGGAGCGGCAGTTCCGACGGGGCCGAGGCCGCGATCGGCGACGCGCTCGCGCACGGCCGCGGCGACAGTTCCGCGACGGCCGACGTCGTTCGACAGTCGTGGGCCGGCCTCGACACGGCAGTCGCCACATCTGCTCTCATGCGGGATCTACCGTGCGCGCGCACGCTTCTACCGGCGGGCACCACAATCGACGTCAACACGGCCGACGACAGCATGCTCGTGCGCCTGTTCGTAGCGTTAGGCAACGCGCCGGCCGCCGCTGACTCGCTCGCCGACGCCATTCTCGATTGGCGCGACCCCGACGACGTACCTCGGCCCGGCGGCGCGGAGGGGTCGTGGTACCTGGCGCAACAACGCAAGCCGCCGCGCAATGCCGCACTTGCCGACGTGCGCGAGCTCGCGCGCGCGCGCGGCTTCGAGCGGCTAACGGGTCTCGATTCCGTGTTGGGCGTCGAGCCGTTTCGTATCGTGCTTGACCGCGCTCCGCTCGCGGTGGTGGCGGCGTTGCCAGGATTCACAGGAGAAGCCGTCGCGCGCGTGGCCGACCATCGTGCGAGCGGCGTCCCGATTTCCGATCTGCTCGCTTTGAGCGCCGAGCTCTCGCCGGCGGCCCGCGCTGCAATGTTGGCCGACTATCCGGATCTGGTGCGACTGACGACGTCGGAGCCCGATGCGTGGATTCTCACGGCGCGGGGCACCGCCGGTTCGCCGCCGGTCACGGTTGCACTCGAGCTCGAGCTCGTGCGCGCCGGTGACCGCGCCGCAATCATACGCCGCCGGACGTGGATCCCATGATCGCGCTCCGTCCTCGCCTCGGGTTAGGCATCGGTCGTCGCCGCGTGAGCGCGGTATTACTCGTTGGCGAAACGATTCGCTGGACGGCGGTGCGGGCGCGCTCGGACGATGAGCCTCTGGCGCGCACACTCGAGGCGTTGCTGGCCGAGCGCCCGCGGTCGCGGTTGCGTAAGCCGACCGTGACGGCGGCCATCGGTCCTCGCGCCGCGCAGCTCAAGCTCGTATCGGACCTGCCGCCGCTTGCGCAGCCGGCTGCGCTCGCCGCGGTCGTTCGCGAACACGCCTCGCGATTCTTTCTCAAGAACGGCGTGCCGCTTTTGTTTTCCGCCGCCAGGGCAACCTCCCCAACGAGCGCATGGGTCGCCGCATTCGAGGAACCGGTGGTACGATCGGTCATCGACGTGTGCGCGTCGGTCGGCCTCCAGCTGCAGATGGTGACGGCGACGGCTATCGCGCTGCGTTTTGCGACGTCCGCCGCGACGATCACGTGGAGCGATGATGACGTTAGCCTCGCCATCACGTACGTCGATGGATGCCCTGCCGTCGTTCGCTCTGCGTCGGGTGTCGGGACGTCGGATGCGTTGCCATCGTTCGCTCCTCCCTTCCGTGCGCTTACAGGTCGCGCGGAACAGTTCATGGACGCCGCGGGCGCCGCCGGTACGCCGCGCGCCGAGCCCATCGCGCTCCGTGGATCTGCCATACGCCTAACGCGAGAGCCATCCCGGCGGCGCCTGGCTATTTCAGGAACGGTGTGCGTGATAGCGATCGTTGCGGCGCTCGCCATGCCGGGCCTCGCCTCATGGCAGGTGACGCGCTCGGCGAACGCGCGAGCGGCCGCTGTGCGCACGCGGGTTCGCGGCGTCGAGCGCGATGCGCGTGATCTCGCATCCGTCACGGCGGACTTGAGCACGGTCGCTTCGTTCACGCAGTCGCGCCGATCCATCACTGTGCTATTAGCCCAGCTCACGCGCGCACTGCCCGACGGATGCGCTCTCCTTGCCTTGCAGCTCGATAGCGCCGGTGCCGGCAACATCGTCGCTGTTGGGCCGCGTGCGTCAGCGTTAGTCGACGCGGTCGAGCGCGTGCCGGGAATCGCGTCGCCCGAGATCGTCGGGCCAGTGACGCGCGAGACGGCGGCAGGCAAACCGCTGGATCGCGTCACCGTGCGCTTTCATATCGTACCAGAGGCGACGCGATGAAACCCACGTTCATAGCGGCAATCTCTACTCGCGATCGCCGCGCGCTGCTCGTCGGCGTTGCATCGATCGGCGGACTCTTGGTTGTGGGGCGTGCGCTTCCCGCGTGGCGGCGCTGGCAAGCGGATGTGATTGCGTCAGCGCAGTCGATCAATGCGGCGGCGGCGCGCGACCGCGTTCTCGCACTCAATGCGCGCGCGATCCACGATTCGCTGCACGCGCGGAGAGCTCGCCTCACCGCGCTTGCGCCGACGTGGCTGTCGGAAGACTCGCCGGCCGCCGCGAGCGCAGCGCTCGCCGCCCTTGTGACGCGCGCCGCGACCGATGCCGCAATGACGCTTGGTGCACTCGATCTCCGCACCGACTCCGTTGGGCCCGAGCCGTTCGTACCGATACACGTGCGGCTGAGCGTCACCGGTGACGTCCAGGGCCTCGCGACCTTCTTGGCGGCGCTCGACCGCGGTCCGTGCACGCTCAATGTGCGGTCGCTCGACGTACAGGCCGGCGACCCAGCGGCTCCTGCGCAACGCCCCGAGGTCTTGCACGCAGACCTTATGATCGACGCGTTGTGGCAACCCGTGAACGACATGGGTGCCGGGCGATGAAAGCACTTTGGTTCGAGCGTCTAGCGTGGGTCGTTTCTACCGTTGCGGTGCTCGCCGGCATGCGCACGTGGCGCAACGTAGTGCGTCCGGCTCAAGCAGCCGCGCCTGCGATCTGGCCAGTATCGCCGGCCGCTCCCGCGTTGGAGCGCGACTCGCTCGCTATTCTCGCAGATCGAATCACGAGCGCTGATCCATTCCGACTCGATCGCAAGCCCGCGACGGTTGCGTACGGAGCGCCGGACACGGTTGCAGCACGTGCCGCAGCTCAAGCGGCCGCGCCTCGCCCTTCGTTAGTCCTCGTCGGCATCGTCGGGCCGCCGTGGCGCGCGCTGATCGATGGAATTCCTGGCCGCGACGGCAGCACCGTTCTGCGTCCCGGCCAAACCGTCGCCAGCCTGCGCGTCAGCGACATCACGGCCACCACGGCGACAGTTACCGGCATGGATACCACGTGGCATCTCACTGTCAAACGGACGTGGCCATGAGACACGTCGCCGTTGCTCTCGCGCTCGCTCTCATTGTTGCGGGACCTCCCGACGCGCGAGCACAAGCGCACGACTCGGCGGTCGTGCTGCGACACGACAGCGTGAGCGTGCATCTCGTCGATGCCGACGTGCGAGCCGCCGTGGAAGCGCTCGCCCCGTATCTCGACAAACCGGTGGGATTCGGCAGCACTGTTCCTGGCGCGCGCGTCACGCTCGAAACGCCGACGCCAGTTGCGCGCGATGCCGTTCGCGGATTGCTCGAGGGCATTCTGTCGAGCCAGAATCTCGAGCTGGTGCGCGACTCGGCGATGTATCGGGTGCAAGTCAAGGCGCCGCCCGCCGTCCCACCGCCGCCAACGGTCGCGCCTAACGGCCGCACCGGTGCGCCGGGAGAGGTGCAGCTGTTCATCATTCACCTGCGACATGCCCGAGCCGCGGACGTCGCCGCGACCGTGAACGCACTGTTTGGTCGCGCCAGTTCCCTCGGCGACATCGGGAGCACTCGTCCGGCGACGCTCGACCAACAGCTGCAGGCGGGGCAGATGCAGCCTGCCGCGTCGCCGATTACGACCCCGGGGCCTAACGCGCCTGTCTCCAGCTCCGTCCCAGCGGCCCACAACGCTTCGTTCAGCGGCGACGTGACGATCGTTCCCGACCCGCGGAGCAACAGTCTGTTCATTCGCGCGAGTCAGAACGATTTCGACCTGATCACGTCCGCCGTTAGGGAGCTCGACACGCGTCCGCTGCAGGTCCTGATCGAGGTAATCATCGCCGAGGTCGAGCGAACGAACAGCCTGCAGTTCGGCGTCGATGCAACGCTGCCGCCCACAAAGGTCAACGGCGGCTCGACCGTAATAAATGGATCGCAGACCGGAGCAGGACTCACCGATTTCGTGCTGCATGCGATGAACTTCACGGGCCTGAACATCGACGCGACACTCACTGCCGCGGCCGAGCGCGGCGACGTGCGCATTCTGAGCAAGCCGATCTTGATCGCTGCGAACAACCAAGCCGCGACGATCAACGTGGGCAGCCAACGTCCGTTCGTGCAATTGTCGCGCACGCTACCAACGGACAATGCGTCCGTTGACCAGGTGGTGCAGTACAAGGATGTCGGTACGAAGCTGACAGTTCTGCCAACGATCAGTCCCGACGGCTACGTCGGCCTAGAGGTGACGCAAGAGATCGACAACGCGACACAGGAGGTAGCATTCGACGCGCCCGTCATATCAACTCGATCGATCCAGACTGAGCTGCTCATCAAGGATGGACAAACCGTGGCGTTAGGCGGCTTCACCGACGACGAGCGCGACGTGACCCAGGGTGGCATCCCTTTTCTCTCAAGTATTCCGCTCTTGGGCGGACTCTTCGGCCACTCGAGCCACCAAACGACGGCCACGGAGATCTACCTCTTTCTAACCCCCCACGTGATACGGACGGACGAAGATGCAGACAGTGTCACACACCCGATTCTGGAGCGCGCTAACAAGGTGAAACCATGACTCTCATGCCGACAGTAGAGACACGCATGCCCTACGGCATGCCCCCCGACGACGGACCAGTGGCACAGCTGCTCATCGGGCGGACGCCGGTGATGCATGAGCTACGCGCATTCGTGAGGCGGGTCGGCCAAACATCCTTACCCGTCCTCATCGAGGGCCCGACTGGGTCAGGAAAGGAGCTAGTCGCGCGAGCGATCCATGCCGTGAGCGGTCGCACGGGGCGCTTCGTGCCGCTCAACATTGCAGCCATTGGCGAATCGTTGTTTGAGGATGCCCTCTTTGGGCACGTAAAGGGTGCGTTCACCGGTGCAACGGGCAGGAAGGCTGGCCAATTGATGGAGGCACATCGCGGCACCTGCTTCTTCGATGAAATAGGCGCATTGCCGCTGGCGCTGCAGCCCAAATTGTTGCGCGCCATTGACGCGGGTTCGTTCCGATGTGTGGGCGCCGATATTGACTCAGCGAGCGACTTTCGGTTGGTCGCAGCAACCAACGAGTCGGTGAAGCGACTCGTGCGCCTGGGGCGATTCCGCGAGGACCTCGCCTTCCGGCTAGGCGCAGTGGTGATCGCTGTGCCGCCGTTGCGTGACCGGATCGAGGACATCCCGCTGCTTGCTCAACACTTTGCCACCCAGAATGTCGGCGCGGACGGCGTCGCCGTCAGATGGTCGGGCGGCGCGCTGCGCGCGTTGCAGGACAATGACTGGCCCGGCAACGTGCGTGAGCTTAAGCATGCCGTCGACCGCGTGATGGCGTTCGCAGATGGGCCGATAGTAAGCGCCGCGGATGTCCGTAGGCATTCAGGCACACTCGGAGCATCGTCTGCGGCGCGCGCATGGGATGAGCGCCGCCGAGCTGAGTTGCGGGAAGTCCTTTGCTCGGTGAATTGGGACACTGGCAAGGCGGCGGCGATTCTCGGCATCGATCGCACGACAGTTTACCGCCGCATGAGACGGTTGGGCATCGCGATACCACAGTGGCGAGTCGATCCCGACCAAGCGCTCGATAGGTAGGTACGTTAGCAACGGTCGAGGCCGGTGCAAATGCATATGCGTTTGCGTTAGGCAGGCGCCCATTGGCGCCTGGGTCCCACTGCGATGTGCAATGAGGCCAATGCGTTAGTGACGTGAGGGAAATGGCATCGGTTGTGCCTATGGCGGACATCAACAGCCCCCTTCGTGGAGTCCGTCATGCGTCGCGTACACCGGCACCGCATCTTGCTCCGCCCACTCTCCGCTCTCGTCGTCAGCGTCCTCGGCATCATTGGATTGCCGTCGCTAAGTAGGGCCCAACAGCCCACGGCGCAGTCGTCTGCGATACCATTCATCGGCGGCGCAGACAGCATACCTCCGTCGGTCACTATCACGCCGTCGGGAGGAACAATCAATACGTTCTCGCTTGCGGTCACGATTCTATGGTGCGACAACGTCAGCCTCAGGTCGGGTACAAAGCACGTCACGCTCAACGGCGTCGACGTCTCGACTAGCTTCAGCTACACGTCAACGACGCATCCTGGCTGCACGGTGGCCGCCACGTCCAGTGGCACAGTCACACTGAGAGCTGGCCCACAACTCGATACGTTGACGGCTTCAATCACTGACAACGCGCTGAATCTTGGCCAATCAACTGCGATCTACACTCCGCCACTACCATGGGCCGTGTCAGTGACGCCCGACAACGCAACGAAGGAACTTCCCGCCTATTCGAACGGCTCACAGACTTTCACAGTAACCAATACCGGCACGGTTTCGACCCAGTTCTCGTTCGCGCCGTCCTGTGCGTGGCCTCTCGCGAGCTGCACTGTTGTGCCGGCGAGCGCGACGCTCGCCGTCGGCAAGGACACGACGGTCGCATTGAGTTTCGTTACGGGAGCCGCGGGAACAGCACCTCGCGCCGCGCTATTTGCGAGCAGTGTTGGGACCACACCGACCGTCGTGGATAGTGGTTGGGTCACGGTGACGACGCCGTATCCTGTCACTGTCGGCCCACGCGGTGACACCACGCTCGTTGCGGCGTCGCACTCCAGCGTGCAGCGATTCGAGGTCTCGAATCCAGGATCAACTTCGGCGCAGTACACGCTCACGCCGACCTGCAAATGGGGGACAGGAGGTATTTCGTGCACCACGAACCCGGCATCATCGATCACGATAGCGCCTAACCAAAACGGATGGGTAGATGTCTCGTACACGTCCGGCTCGAGCGGCACGGGGCGCATTTCGCTAAAGGCGACGCTCTCGGCCGATGCCACGGTTACGGACTCTGGGTGGGCAATACCAAAGGTGGCGACTCTAACGGCCGGCGCGCCTGCGGTTGTCGTGGATACGATCAATCCGGGACCGCGGAGTGAGCGCGCATTGTGTCTGCGCATGTCAGTCGGTGGAGGGGAGGCCGAGTGTGGAGACATGGTCGTCGTCCACGACTTGCCGACCGTTCGCACGCTCAACAAGGCTCGCACACCGGCGCTCCTTTACGCGAGCCAGACGGCGATGCCGCAGACCTTGATCGCCGCCAACGTGACGATTGGGTCAGGCACGCTGACGCCGGACTCGATCAAGGCCAAGCTGATTCTGTCGGGCACACGCACGGTCGACTCTGCAACCTGGTCCGGCGCCGCCTGGCGTCCCGGAACGACGCGTCGGATCGAGCTCGCCTTACGGGACACGACCGCCAATCTCGTGTCGTACACGGTACAGATCACGTCCGTCTACAATGGCGCTGGCACGTTTTCAGCCTCAGGGACTAGTCAGGCTGTTCTGATCGATCGTCAGAACAGTTTGTTCGGTGCAGGCTGGTGGGTTGACGGTCTCGAGTCGCTGCAGTTCCACGGCGCTGACACGCTGTTGTGGATCGGCGGCGATGCGAGCGCGCGCCTCTACACCACGACTGGTACCGGGACGATCTATCATGCCGCTGCTCTGACGCGACCCGACTCCATAATCAAGAAGGACACGCTCAGCGGCACGTATTACGTCCGATACTTGCCGAACGGCCTCCGCGTGCTCTTCAACAGCGTTGGGCAGCACGTTACCACGGTGAATCGGCTGGGGCATCAGACCACGTTCACCTACAGTGCGTCGGGCGACACGTTGAAATCGATCAACGTGCCGCATTGGTGGTACGCGACGACCTACGTGTTCGCGTACTCGGCCGGCCGGCTGTCCACAGTGACCGTGGCCGTTCCGGGCGGGCCGAATCGCGTGGTCACGCTGTCGATGAACAAAGGTCGAACGATCGAGTTCCACGATCCCGATGGCGCAGCGACCAGCTTTGGCTACCCAACGACGGGCGACACCAACCTAATCGTCTCGCGCGCGGACAGCGGTAGTCCGACCATCGTTCGCTACTATGCGTACACGAAAGCCCGCAAGCTCGCCCAGGATTCGCTTCCGTTCGGTACAACGCCAATCGTGACGCGATATCACTTTGCGGAGAGTCGCGGGATGCATGGCGGCGCCGATT
This genomic window from Gemmatimonadaceae bacterium contains:
- a CDS encoding RHS repeat-associated core domain-containing protein translates to ARLNGKCVYGTSSFLQESWTADPLARLSTVSSNSSGVTYGTPGTYAYTSSSGRQRRSLAEGSGVQIDSVVYDAAGNVLHEMQQAPYPVRDGCNGALVARTTASYYTADQRLAVSDVRSNGDTICVYTQALGTFEETRYDALGRRVLVRSRRDSSGVADGTITRFVWDGNQVSWEIHYPGGDAVQGDSLEVDTAWYAKVCQCGCSHPPQCGQDPDSLPKGYLPYYGRVWYLHVEGMDQPVAIRRFMFGQDPVPFPTIGLYPMYSWKGVPDDGGLFFNRSVTFTYDNSTATILWPARNSSAYRRYVAPMEAPSWFGSLTSMSTTDAGTQYMRNRYYDPVAGRFTQEDPLGLVGGLNTYGYGNGDPANYSDPLGLCPQCVIAASIEFTIKYPRAAAALALFVSREEEGFNCASNPSCTAPPEMGGTGWLLGKVAMVLPSAHVPVAAVGDAAAASDAADALTVADESSETTTTTEVTRKNPGADGATSRHIIERDAKGATRSVTHQVERNGDVVHQHQTHIGKYGGKRRFPDPWVQHPTIDKP
- a CDS encoding IS630 family transposase, which codes for MWRPRYRETEHAQLSALAHSRALAHSLVRRAQIVLRSAAGDSNTAIARRFGVSVPLVSLWRKRYRAHGLAGLYHAPRSGRPRTHADEAVARMLKTVVQTKPAHATHWTVRDTADESRISKSSVHRYFTLFGVQPHRTRTFKISPDPFFVEKVRDIVGLYLHPPTKALMLCVDEKSQIHVEEHPNSGVLTHSPTRSSRSRCPASAIAERSVKSRWRHMPRSRRPAPAMWASFAEC
- a CDS encoding transposase; translation: MPRVRDRRAQCEVPLATYATLQTPRAGDVGLFRRVLGGISCREYEAAAEAVPEAFGLARSSVSRRFIRASAQELRRLQERRLDDAEWAALILDGKAFAGDALVVALGVTATGEKRILGLVQTASENKRVIAAFLRALGERGFPLDQRLLVVLDGSKGVHAAVRAVLGDVPIQRCQWHKRENVVSYLPKHEQPAWRRKLQAAYAHPTYGDAKRALERLHRELRLRNESAADSLAEGLDETLTLHRLNVFPELGVSFKTTNLIESVMSRLEARTRRVTHWRTSDQKMRWCAAALGVMERQFRRGRGRDRRRARARPRRQFRDGRRRSTVVGRPRHGSRHICSHAGSTVRAHASTGGHHNRRQHGRRQHARAPVRSVRQRAGRR
- a CDS encoding PilN domain-containing protein, whose product is MIALRPRLGLGIGRRRVSAVLLVGETIRWTAVRARSDDEPLARTLEALLAERPRSRLRKPTVTAAIGPRAAQLKLVSDLPPLAQPAALAAVVREHASRFFLKNGVPLLFSAARATSPTSAWVAAFEEPVVRSVIDVCASVGLQLQMVTATAIALRFATSAATITWSDDDVSLAITYVDGCPAVVRSASGVGTSDALPSFAPPFRALTGRAEQFMDAAGAAGTPRAEPIALRGSAIRLTREPSRRRLAISGTVCVIAIVAALAMPGLASWQVTRSANARAAAVRTRVRGVERDARDLASVTADLSTVASFTQSRRSITVLLAQLTRALPDGCALLALQLDSAGAGNIVAVGPRASALVDAVERVPGIASPEIVGPVTRETAAGKPLDRVTVRFHIVPEATR
- a CDS encoding GspMb/PilO family protein, with the translated sequence MKPTFIAAISTRDRRALLVGVASIGGLLVVGRALPAWRRWQADVIASAQSINAAAARDRVLALNARAIHDSLHARRARLTALAPTWLSEDSPAAASAALAALVTRAATDAAMTLGALDLRTDSVGPEPFVPIHVRLSVTGDVQGLATFLAALDRGPCTLNVRSLDVQAGDPAAPAQRPEVLHADLMIDALWQPVNDMGAGR
- a CDS encoding secretin N-terminal domain-containing protein — protein: MRHVAVALALALIVAGPPDARAQAHDSAVVLRHDSVSVHLVDADVRAAVEALAPYLDKPVGFGSTVPGARVTLETPTPVARDAVRGLLEGILSSQNLELVRDSAMYRVQVKAPPAVPPPPTVAPNGRTGAPGEVQLFIIHLRHARAADVAATVNALFGRASSLGDIGSTRPATLDQQLQAGQMQPAASPITTPGPNAPVSSSVPAAHNASFSGDVTIVPDPRSNSLFIRASQNDFDLITSAVRELDTRPLQVLIEVIIAEVERTNSLQFGVDATLPPTKVNGGSTVINGSQTGAGLTDFVLHAMNFTGLNIDATLTAAAERGDVRILSKPILIAANNQAATINVGSQRPFVQLSRTLPTDNASVDQVVQYKDVGTKLTVLPTISPDGYVGLEVTQEIDNATQEVAFDAPVISTRSIQTELLIKDGQTVALGGFTDDERDVTQGGIPFLSSIPLLGGLFGHSSHQTTATEIYLFLTPHVIRTDEDADSVTHPILERANKVKP
- a CDS encoding sigma-54 dependent transcriptional regulator; its protein translation is MPPDDGPVAQLLIGRTPVMHELRAFVRRVGQTSLPVLIEGPTGSGKELVARAIHAVSGRTGRFVPLNIAAIGESLFEDALFGHVKGAFTGATGRKAGQLMEAHRGTCFFDEIGALPLALQPKLLRAIDAGSFRCVGADIDSASDFRLVAATNESVKRLVRLGRFREDLAFRLGAVVIAVPPLRDRIEDIPLLAQHFATQNVGADGVAVRWSGGALRALQDNDWPGNVRELKHAVDRVMAFADGPIVSAADVRRHSGTLGASSAARAWDERRRAELREVLCSVNWDTGKAAAILGIDRTTVYRRMRRLGIAIPQWRVDPDQALDR